One Xiphophorus hellerii strain 12219 unplaced genomic scaffold, Xiphophorus_hellerii-4.1 PGA_scaffold_79__1_contigs__length_250000, whole genome shotgun sequence genomic region harbors:
- the LOC116716689 gene encoding gamma-glutamylaminecyclotransferase C-like: MIPLLLQLPTIFLVPSVFMHRVFVYGSLKRGQPNYPYMTDSSNGKAEFLGTAVTVQKYPLVIATKYNIPFLLNLPGQGKRVNGEIYQVDEKMLQYLDWFEKVPTMYQRTVVELEIKMADKEEKLSPGSIMEAFVYSTTTYQPDWPSLPTYDNYDSNGDHGLKFTLREDRR; encoded by the exons GTGCCTTCAGTCTTCATGCATCGTGTTTTTGTTTACGGCTCCCTAAAGAGGGGCCAACCCAATTACCCCTACATGACAGACAGCAGTAATGGAAAGGCCGAGTTCCTCGGTACCGCCGTCACCGTCCAGAAGTATCCACTGGTGATCGCTACCAAGTATAACATCCCTTTCCTCCTTAACCTTCCTGGACAAGGTAAGAGAGTTAATGGGGAAATCTACCAAGTGGACGAAAAGATGCTGCAATACCTGGACTGGTTCGAGAAGGTTCCCACCATGTACCAGCGGACTGTAGTGGAGCTGGAAATCAAGATGGCGGACAAGGAGGAGAAGCTGTCGCCTGGAAGCATCATGGAGGCGTTTGTGTACAGCA CCACCACCTACCAGCCGGACTGGCCATCACTGCCCACCTATGACAACTACGACTCCAACGGAGACCACGGGCTAAAATTCACGCTGAGGGAAGACCGGAGATAG